The Aeromonas encheleia genomic sequence GTCGTCTTGCCGTTCCCGCAACGCGGGCCAGCTCATGGGCAGAACATCGAGCCGGTAGAACAGGTCTTCGCGAAACTCTCCCTGTGCCACCAGATCCCGCAGATCCCGGTTGCTGGCGGCGATGATCCTTACGTCCAGCGCGATCACCTGATGGCTGCCCAGGCGTTCCACCTCTTTCTCCTGCAGCACCCGCAGCAACTTGGCCTGCAACGCCAGTGGCAACTCGGAGATCTCATCAAGCAGCAGGGTGCCCCCCTGCGCCAATTCAAACTTGCCCTGCTGGCTGGCAATAGCTCCGGTGAAGGCGCCCTTGCTGTGCCCAAACAAGATGGACTCGAGCATGGCCTCCGGAATGGCCGCACAGTTGATGGCCACGAAGGGTTTGCCAACACGGCTGGACATCTCATGGATATAGCGAGCCAGGCGCTCCTTGCCCGTGCCCGACTCGCCGCCGATGAGGATGGTGGCCGAGGTCTTCGCGGCTCGCCTGGCGAGTTGCAGCACTTGCTGGCTCAGGGAGGAGGCCGCGATCAGGTTGGGAATGGCTTGACGCAGGCGCAGAGCTCCCCTGACCACCTCGATCATCTGTCGCGGGCTGAAAGGCTTGATGATGTAATCGATGGCGCCGGCCCGCATGGCTTCCGCCGCCAGATAGGCCTGATGCTCATTGACCATGATGATGCAGCTGGTAACGGCCAGTTGATGCATCACGGAGGGGCCCGCCTCGGTCATGGCCGCCATGTCGAGCAGGATCAGATCGACCGTGTGTTGGGAGAGAAATGTTTTCGTTTGAGGAAGGGAATCCAGGCAGGAAACACGATAGCCAGAATTCAACAATATCTCCTCAATGTCGTTTCCATTTGATAACGATGGGGAGACAAATAATAGATGTGGCAGCGCTTCAATACCGAGTGATATTGAACTTTCCTTGATAGATGAATCAAAAAGCATATAAACCCGAACCTGTGATTGTACATGAATCAATCAACAGAACTGACGTGCAAAAATAAAAACGCACCACGACAAGAGCAACGCTTCTTAATGAGCGCTCGCTCTATATTAGGCATGGAAACAAGGCTGGAATCATAGCCTTGGTAACCCCGCTATCATTAACATCAATGCTGTTAGACCGGAGGCTTTGCGTCCTGACTTTTCAGTTCAGTTTGCCTTTATCATGCGACGATCCGTATTAGGATGGCATGGCTCTGTTGTCCCTAAAGCCATGTGACACATGTAGTTTGTTATATTTTGTAATATTGTTTTATTTTTTTTAACATGTCGTTACGTCAAAAGCCGTCACATGATAACGGCTTTATAAGACAATTCAAGCGGATATGCGGAATAGCCTCTTCCTGCTAGCCTGCATGACTGGCAATTCAACTTCAGCCTAGAGTCCCAATAACCTCGACCCGCAAATCTTCCGGGATCTCGTTATAAGAGAGTACTTTGAGACCTTTTGAGAAAGAGCGGGCATAACGGGCGATCAGCGGTCTGAGCTGGGGCATGACCACTAATACGGGAGCATATCCCTGTTGCTGCAACTGCTCCTTCACCAGCGGCATATTTTGTTGCAATTGCGCCAATAACTGGGGATCGACCGGGAAGCTGTCCAGCTGGATTTTTCCCTGCTGCTGGGACTGATTCATCGCCGTCAACAGCGTCTGCTCCAGGCGATCGTCCAGGGTGAAGGCGGCCAGGATGTCACGCGAGCCTATCGCCTGCCTGACGATCTGACGCTTCAAGGCACAACGCACATCCGACGCCAGCAGGACGGGATCCTTGGTCAGCTCGCTCGCATCCAGCAAGGTGGTAGCTATGGTGCGGATGTCGATGAGGCTGATCTGCTCCTTGAGCAACTGGCGGAAGACCCGCAACTGCTGCATCTGGGTCAGGGCCAGATTGAGTTCTTCCGCCAGGCGGGGAGACTGAATGGCCAGATATTGGCCCAGTTTGCCCACCTCATCGTGACCAAACAGCGCATCGAGCTGCTCTCTGAGTAGCTTGCTGGCATGGGTAGCGATGACGGTGGCAGAGTCGACCACCGAATAGCCCAGGTTGAGCGCCTTGGCCTTGTTGTCCGGCGAAATCCAGACCGCACTCATGCCGTAGGCCGGGTCCTGGGTGAGCTCTCCATCCAGCGTACCGTATGTTTCTCCGCTGCTGATGGCCATCAGCCGCTGGCAATCCACATTCCCCATGGCCAGGGCGATGCCGGACAGCTTGATACGATATTGATCGGGTTGCAGTTGCAAGTTGTCACGTACCCGAATTTCCGGCAGCAGGAAGCCATATTGCTCGGAGAGGGTTTTTCGAATGCCGCGAACCCGGGCGAGTAACTCGGCCCCCTTGTCCACTTCCGCCAGCGGCACCAGCCGATAGCCGAGTTCGATGGCGACGGAGTCCACCGGTGGCAGATCCTGCCAATCCAGCCCCTGGGGCTCGGGTTGCACCATCTGCCGGGTCAGTTCCTGGGCCGCGTCCAGAGCCGGATCCTTGAGCCGACGCTTGCTCACGCTCCAGCCGGTCCATGCCAGTACGGCGGCGAAGCTGAGGAAGGCCAGCATGGGCATGCCAGGTACGAGGCCCAGCACCAGCATGATGATCGCCGCCGTGTAGATGACCCGGGGCGATGCCAGGATCTGCTGGCCAACCTGATCCGACATCTCCCCTTCGTCGCTGACGCGCGTCACTATGATGGCGGCGGCAGTGGACATCAGTAGTGAGGGGATCTGGGCCACCAGGCCATCACCTATGGTGAGCAGGGCATAGATCCGGAACGCATCGGAAACCGGCAGCGAGTGCTGGAAGATACCGATGGCCAGCCCCCCCACCAGGTTGATGATGAGCACCAGCAAGCCGGCGATGGCATCGCCACGCACGAACTTGGAGGCACCGTCCATGGCGCCGTAGAAATCGGCTTCCTTGGCGATCTCTTCCCGCCGGGCCCGGGCCTGGTGCTGATCCAGGGTGCCGGCATTGAGATCGGCATCGATGGCCATCTGCTTGCCCGGCATGGCGTCCAGTGTGAAGCGGGCGGAAACCTCGGAGATCCGCTCTCCCCCCTTGGTGATCACCACGAAATTGATGATCATCAGGATCACAAAGACCACCAGACCCACCACGTAGTTGCCACCGATGACCAC encodes the following:
- the lafK gene encoding lateral flagellar response regulator transcription factor LafK; protein product: MLNSGYRVSCLDSLPQTKTFLSQHTVDLILLDMAAMTEAGPSVMHQLAVTSCIIMVNEHQAYLAAEAMRAGAIDYIIKPFSPRQMIEVVRGALRLRQAIPNLIAASSLSQQVLQLARRAAKTSATILIGGESGTGKERLARYIHEMSSRVGKPFVAINCAAIPEAMLESILFGHSKGAFTGAIASQQGKFELAQGGTLLLDEISELPLALQAKLLRVLQEKEVERLGSHQVIALDVRIIAASNRDLRDLVAQGEFREDLFYRLDVLPMSWPALRERQDDILPLAEYFIERYGAQQGYRLSESACKQLLAYDWPGNVRELDNVIQRALIMARGLHIQAVDLMLPHYTVEADNLLPETLAAPEGLSETRRYAEFQFVLETLRRFRGHRTRTAEALGMTTRALRYKLAAMREQGIDVEQQIQN
- the lfhA gene encoding lateral flagellar biosynthesis protein LfhA; its protein translation is MNWRVLTQSYTAIPMMLLAILAMMILPLPGWLLDALFTFNIVLAVLVLLVSVSARRPLDFSVFPTVLLVATLMRLSLNVASTRVVLLHGHEGNEAAGKVIQAFGEVVIGGNYVVGLVVFVILMIINFVVITKGGERISEVSARFTLDAMPGKQMAIDADLNAGTLDQHQARARREEIAKEADFYGAMDGASKFVRGDAIAGLLVLIINLVGGLAIGIFQHSLPVSDAFRIYALLTIGDGLVAQIPSLLMSTAAAIIVTRVSDEGEMSDQVGQQILASPRVIYTAAIIMLVLGLVPGMPMLAFLSFAAVLAWTGWSVSKRRLKDPALDAAQELTRQMVQPEPQGLDWQDLPPVDSVAIELGYRLVPLAEVDKGAELLARVRGIRKTLSEQYGFLLPEIRVRDNLQLQPDQYRIKLSGIALAMGNVDCQRLMAISSGETYGTLDGELTQDPAYGMSAVWISPDNKAKALNLGYSVVDSATVIATHASKLLREQLDALFGHDEVGKLGQYLAIQSPRLAEELNLALTQMQQLRVFRQLLKEQISLIDIRTIATTLLDASELTKDPVLLASDVRCALKRQIVRQAIGSRDILAAFTLDDRLEQTLLTAMNQSQQQGKIQLDSFPVDPQLLAQLQQNMPLVKEQLQQQGYAPVLVVMPQLRPLIARYARSFSKGLKVLSYNEIPEDLRVEVIGTLG